The following coding sequences lie in one Phyllopteryx taeniolatus isolate TA_2022b chromosome 4, UOR_Ptae_1.2, whole genome shotgun sequence genomic window:
- the LOC133476313 gene encoding complement C3-like isoform X1, giving the protein MGATPLWLLASLAIAYLSSVADGTPLKLMSAPNLLRVGTAENIFVECQDCTGGDMKVDISVMNHPTKTKRLGFASVTLNSANNFQGFGQITIPPTDFSTDPNVKQYVYLQAQFPDRLLDKVVLVSFQSGYIFIQTDKNLYTPDSMVNYRMFGVTPSMKPVERDHQNQADAAAIIIEMMTPEDIILPLESVFLKSGIYSGSFKLAEIVSPGLWKVVAKFQSHPQQSYDAQFEVKEYVLPSFEVRVIPLVPFFYKDSQEFTVDIRATYLFGEEVEGTAFVVFGFLKDGKKSSFPESLQRVPIETGKGMVTLKRAQITQTVPNIDDLVGSHIFVSVSVMTLSGSEMVEAELRGIQIVTSPYTIQFMKTPKYFKPGMSFDVTLEVLNPDETPAQGVPVVVNPGDVHGFTSDNGIAKLTVNTVAKDPSLVINAWTKDPKIPKDRQATATMQALPYNTKSKNYIHIGVDTAELDLGDNLKINLNLNRPPTQDTDITYLVIARGQLVKYGRHRTIGQVLISLIIPIIKDMLPSFRIVAYYRPNNDEVVSDSIWVDVKDSCMGTLKLESTIPAPSFEPRRSFGLKVTGDPEATVGLVAVDKGVFVLNKKYRLTQKKVWETVEKDDTGCTPGGGKDGMSVFYDAGLVFETNAAQGTPYRQERKCPSPSRTKRATTLLQVTTTLASKYEGQQRDCCLDGMGETPLSYTCEIRSEYITDGPACVEAFLYCCKELEGQRADMKQDTLQIARSEKNDHIYMDNIEIVTRTNFPESWLWSDFKLPACPRQTPNCDTTSHLNYVPMQDSITTWQFLGISLSKTHGICVSEPLEVIVRKDFFIDLKLPYSAVRGEQIGIKAILHNYSPDEITVRVDLFETAHVCSAASKRSKYTQVVEMGAQTTLAVPYIIIPMEKGKFGIEVQAAVRGSHRADGILKELNVVPQGVLIKSPLTINLDPAKKGINGKQEVMINSQIPQKDVVPGTESVTQISVIGREQVSVLVENAIAGKSMGSLIYQPGGCGEQNMIHMTLPVIATIYLDKTNQWESVGFQKRNEALQHIKTGYKNQLAYRKKDGSFSVWTNHGSSSWLTAYVAKVFAMSNQVVAVQKDVICDAVKFLILRAQQPDGMFREVGRVAHGEMIGDVRGGDSDASMTAFNLIAMQESSALCSATVNSLEDSEAKAIAYLEKRLPSLVNPYAVAITSYALANKNKLNKEILFKFASPEFSHWPVPKGHIYTLEATSYALLALVKVGAFEEARPVVRWFNKQRKVGGGFGSTQATIMVYQAISEYWTNAKEPDYDLKVDIDVPGRARPLKYSFNRQNHHATRTSEMKSINQDVKVTAEGSGEATFTMVSLYYALPSEKESDCQNFNLSVQLIPEKINKEEKIYKLKIEVMYKNKEHDASMSILDIGLLTGFRVDNKDLGLLSKGHAPTISKYEMNTALSEKGSLIIYLDKVRHDFFTLPLTLISLLIIFYLELPHFCFTLPPQVSHKRPEEISFRIIQTLEVGILQPAAVSVYEYYDQRHCVKFYHPERRAGQLLKLCTKNECTCAEENCSLQKKGQISNDLRADKSCESTPTSKIDFVYRVQLEQFHDSVSTDIYTARVMQVIKEGNKDMGAQGKLRTFLSYPHCRDALELDIGRSYLIMGSSKDIHRDDEKQTFHYILGEKTWIEYWPTPAQCQTPEHRPTCLGMELLIRKYEGFACEQ; this is encoded by the exons ATGGGTGCAACTCCACTGTGGCTGCTGGCCTCCCTGGCCATTGCCTACTTGTCTTCTGTGGCTGATGGTACTCCATT AAAGTTGATGTCTGCCCCTAACCTGTTGCGAGTAGGAACagcagaaaacatttttgtggagTGTCAAGACTGCACTGGGGGTGACATGAAGGTGGACATCAGCGTGATGAACCATCCAACCAAAACCAAAAGGCTTGGGTTTGCATCAGTGACCCTTAATAGTGCTAACAACTTCCAGGGCTTTGGACAAATTACG ATACCGCCAACAGACTTCAGTACAGACCCCAACGTGAAGCAGTATGTGTACCTGCAAGCTCAATTCCCTGACCGATTGCTGGACAAGGTTGTGCTAGTGTCCTTCCAGTCTGGATACATCTTCATCCAGACAGACAAGAATCTCTACACCCCTGACAGCATGG TGAACTACAGGATGTTTGGAGTGACACCTAGCATGAAACCTGTCGAGAGAGATCACCAAAACCAAGCTGATGCCGCCGCCATAATCATTGAAATGATG ACACCCGAAGACATCATTTTACCTCTTGAGTCAGTCTTTCTGAAGTCAGGGATCTACTCTGGAAGCTTTAAACTTGCTGAGATTGTGag tCCTGGACTGTGGAAAGTTGTTGCCAAGTTCCAAAGTCACCCGCAGCAGAGCTACGATGCACAGTTTGAGGTCAAAGAGTATG TGCTCCCCAGTTTTGAAGTCAGAGTGATCCCTTTGGTGCCCTTCTTCTATAAGGATAGTCAAGAGTTCACTGTCGACATCAGAGCCAC GTATCTATTTGGTGAAGAGGTAGAAGGGACGGCTTTTGTGGTGTTTGGGTTTCTAAAGGATGGTAAGAAGAGCAGCTTTCCTGAATCTCTTCAGCGAGTGCCT ATCGAGACAGGCAAAGGAATGGTCACACTCAAGAGAGCGCAGATCACACAAACCGTCCCAAACATTGATGATTTGGTGGGAAGCCACATATTTGTGTCTGTCAGCGTAATGACGTTGAGTG GGAGTGAAATGGTAGAGGCGGAGTTGAGAGGTATCCAGATTGTCACTTCTCCATACACCATCCAATTCATGAAGACGCCCAAATATTTCAAACCAGGAATGTCCTTTGATGTTACG CTTGAGGTTTTAAATCCTGATGAAACTCCAGCACAAGGTGTGCCTGTGGTGGTGAACCCAGGTGATGTGCACGGCTTCACCTCAGACAACGGCATTGCCAAACTCACTGTCAATACAGTTGCAAAGGACCCAAGCTTGGTGATCAAT GCATGGACCAAAGATCCTAAAATTCCCAAAGACAGGCAAGCAACTGCTACAATGCAAGCCCTCCCATATAATACCAAAAGCAAAAATTACATCCACATAG GGGTGGACACAGCTGAGCTGGATTTGGGCGATAACCTGAAAATCAACCTTAACCTAAACAGGCCACCAACTCAAGATACTGACATCACATACTTG GTCATTGCCAGAGGACAACTGGTGAAATATGGCCGTCACAGGACAATAGGCCAAGTTTTGATCTCCCTCATCATTCCCATCATCAAAGATATGCTGCCATCGTTCCGTATCGTAGCTTATTACCGCCCAAATAACGACGAAGTGGTGTCAGACTCTATTTGGGTGGACGTCAAGGACTCCTGCATGGGCACG CTTAAACTGGAATCAACAATACCAGCACCATCCTTTGAGCCTCGCAGGAGTTTTGGACTAAAGGTCACTGGAGACCCAGAAGCCACTGTGGGCCTGGTGGCAGTTGACAAAGGTGTTTTTGTTCTGAACAAGAAGTATCGTCTGACCCAGAAAAAG GTATGGGAAACTGTGGAGAAGGACGACACAGGCTGCACACCGGGTGGAGGCAAGGATGGAATGAGTGTATTCTACGATGCTGGACTGGTGTTTGAGACCAACGCTGCGCAAGGAACTCCTTACAGACAAG AGCGGAAATGTCCATCACCCAGCAGGACGAAACGAGCTACAACTCTGTTACAGGTTACTACAACCTTAG CTAGTAAATATGAAGGGCAACAGAGGGATTGTTGTTTGGATGGCATGGGAGAAACTCCTCTTTCATACACTTGTGAAATACGGAGCGAGTACATTACTGATGGACCGGCGTGTGTCGAGGCCTTCCTGTATTGCTGCAAGGAGCTGGAAGGCCAGAGAGCTGATATGAAGCAAGACACCCTTCAAATAGCTCGGA GTGAGAAGAATGATCACATTTACATGGATAATATTGAAATTGTTACCCGCACCAATTTCCCTGAAAGCTGGCTTTGGTCTGATTTCAAATTGCCTGCTTGCCCTCGACAAACGCCTAACTG TGACACCACATCACATTTGAATTACGTTCCCATGCAAGACTCCATAACAACATGGCAGTTCCTGGGTATTAGCCTATCCAAAACACATG GAATCTGTGTTAGTGAACCTTTAGAGGTGATCGTAAGGAAGGATTTCTTCATTGATCTCAAACTTCCTTATTCGGCTGTGCGTGGAGAGCAGATTGGAATCAAGGCAATTCTCCACAACTACAGCCCTGATGAAATCACA GTGCGTGTGGATCTCTTTGAGACGGCACATGTGTGCAGTGCAGCCTCCAAGCGCTCAAAGTACACCCAGGTGGTTGAAATGGGGGCCCAAACTACACTAGCTGTACCCTATATCATCATTCCCATGGAGAAAGGAAAGTTCGGTATCGAGGTCCAAGCAGCTGTGAGAGGTTCACATCGCGCTGATGGAATATTGAAGGAGCTGAATGTGGTG CCTCAAGGCGTCCTGATTAAGTCTCCTCTGACAATAAACCTTGACCCTGCTAAAAAGGGAATAA ATGGTAAACAAGAGGTCATGATCAACAGTCAAATTCCCCAAAAAGATGTGGTGCCAGGCACAGaatctgtcacacagatctctGTGATAG GTAGAGAACAAGTGAGTGTACTGGTGGAGAATGCCATTGCTGGCAAATCTATGGGTAGTCTGATCTATCAGCCTGGAGGTTGCGGAGAGCAGAACATGATCCACATGACCCTGCCTGTAATTGCAACCATATATTTGGACAAAACCAACCAGTGGGAATCTGTGGGCTTTCAGAAACGTAATGAAGCCCTGCAACACATAAAGACTG GCTACAAAAATCAGCTTGCTTACCGGAAGAAAGATGGTTCTTTTTCTGTGTGGACCAATCACGGCAGCAGCAGCTG GCTGACAGCGTACGTTGCCAAAGTGTTCGCCATGTCCAACCAGGTGGTGGCAGTGCAAAAAGATGTGATCTGTGATGCTGTCAAGTTTCTTATTCTCCGTGCACAGCAACCCGACGGCATGTTTAGAGAAGTAGGCAGGGTGGCTCACGGCGAGATGATT GGTGACGTGCGTGGTGGAGACTCAGATGCCTCCATGACGGCCTTCAATCTCATTGCAATGCAGGAGTCAAGCGCACTTTGCTCGGCCACTGTTAAT AGTTTGGAAGACAGCGAAGCCAAAGCTATCGCTTACCTGGAAAAGCGTCTGCCCAGCCTCGTCAACCCTTATGCTGTGGCCATAACATCATATGCTTTAGCTAATAAGAATAAGCTAAACAAGGAGATCCTCTTCAAGTTTGCTTCCCCAG AGTTTAGCCACTGGCCTGTGCCTAAGGGACATATTTATACACTGGAGGCGACATCCTATGCTCTTCTGGCTTTGGTCAAGGTTGGG GCCTTTGAGGAAGCCAGACCTGTGGTGCGATGGTTCAACAAACAGAGGAAGGTGGGCGGAGGCTTTGGATCAACTCAG GCTACAATCATGGTATATCAAGCTATATCAGAATACTGGACTAATGCCAAAGAGCCAGATTATGATCTGAAAGTGGACATTGATGTGCCGGGCAGAGCAAGACCTCTCAAATACAGCTTCAACAGGCAAAACCACCATGCCACAAGAACATCTGAA ATGAAGAGTATTAACCAGGATGTGAAAGTCACAGCTGAAGGTAGTGGTGAAGCAACATTTACA ATGGTGTCGCTGTATTATGCCCTGCCTTCCGAAAAAGAAAGTGACTGTCAGAACTTTAACTTGTCAGTGCAGCTTATTCCAG AAAAAATTAACAAGGAAGAGAAGATCTACAAGCTCAAAATCGAGGTTAT GTATAAGAACAAGGAGCATGATGCATCCATGTCAATCTTGGACATTGGCTTGTTGACTGGCTTCCGAGTTGACAACAAAGACCTGGGCTTG CTGTCCAAAGGACATGCCCCCACCATTTCAAAGTATGAGATGAACACAGCTTTGTCAGAGAAAGGCTCTCTCATCATCTACCTGGACAAAGTAAGACATGACTTCTTCACCTTGCCTCTAACGCTTATTTCCCTTTTGATCATCTTCTATCTAGAGTTGCCTCACTTTTGTTTCACATTACCTCCACAGGTCTCTCATAAGCGTCCTGAGGAAATCAGCTTTAGGATCATCCAGACCCTGGAAGTGGGCATCTTACAACCAGCTGCTGTGTCTGTCTATGAATATTATGATC AGAGGCATTGTGTGAAATTTTACCATCCAGAGAGGCGAGCTGGTCAGCTGCTGAAACTATGCACAAAGAATGAATGTACCTGTGCTGAAG AGAACTGCAGTCTTCAAAAGAAGGGTCAAATCAGCAATGATTTGCGCGCAGACAAGTCTTGTGAGAGTACCCCGACCAGCAAGATAGACTTTG TGTACCGCGTACAACTGGAACAATTTCATGATAGTGTGTCAACTGACATCTATACAGCGAGGGTGATGCAAGTCATCAAAGAAG GAAATAAAGATATGGGTGCCCAAGGCAAACTGCGTACATTCCTCAGTTATCCACACTGCAGGGATGCTTTAGAACTGGACATAGGCAGATCCTACTTAATCATGGGCTCATCGAAAGATATCCACAGAGATGACGAGAAACAAAC GTTCCACTATATACTTGGGGAGAAAACCTGGATCGAATACTGGCCTACACCCGCGCAGTGTCAAACCCCAGAGCACAGACCTACTTGCTTAGGCATGGAACTCCTGATAAGGAAATATGAAGGATTTGCATGTGAGCAATAA
- the LOC133476313 gene encoding complement C3-like isoform X2 has translation MGATPLWLLASLAIAYLSSVADGTPLKLMSAPNLLRVGTAENIFVECQDCTGGDMKVDISVMNHPTKTKRLGFASVTLNSANNFQGFGQITIPPTDFSTDPNVKQYVYLQAQFPDRLLDKVVLVSFQSGYIFIQTDKNLYTPDSMVNYRMFGVTPSMKPVERDHQNQADAAAIIIEMMTPEDIILPLESVFLKSGIYSGSFKLAEIVSPGLWKVVAKFQSHPQQSYDAQFEVKEYVLPSFEVRVIPLVPFFYKDSQEFTVDIRATYLFGEEVEGTAFVVFGFLKDGKKSSFPESLQRVPIETGKGMVTLKRAQITQTVPNIDDLVGSHIFVSVSVMTLSGSEMVEAELRGIQIVTSPYTIQFMKTPKYFKPGMSFDVTLEVLNPDETPAQGVPVVVNPGDVHGFTSDNGIAKLTVNTVAKDPSLVINAWTKDPKIPKDRQATATMQALPYNTKSKNYIHIGVDTAELDLGDNLKINLNLNRPPTQDTDITYLVIARGQLVKYGRHRTIGQVLISLIIPIIKDMLPSFRIVAYYRPNNDEVVSDSIWVDVKDSCMGTLKLESTIPAPSFEPRRSFGLKVTGDPEATVGLVAVDKGVFVLNKKYRLTQKKVWETVEKDDTGCTPGGGKDGMSVFYDAGLVFETNAAQGTPYRQERKCPSPSRTKRATTLLQVTTTLASKYEGQQRDCCLDGMGETPLSYTCEIRSEYITDGPACVEAFLYCCKELEGQRADMKQDTLQIARSEKNDHIYMDNIEIVTRTNFPESWLWSDFKLPACPRQTPNCDTTSHLNYVPMQDSITTWQFLGISLSKTHGICVSEPLEVIVRKDFFIDLKLPYSAVRGEQIGIKAILHNYSPDEITVRVDLFETAHVCSAASKRSKYTQVVEMGAQTTLAVPYIIIPMEKGKFGIEVQAAVRGSHRADGILKELNVVPQGVLIKSPLTINLDPAKKGINGKQEVMINSQIPQKDVVPGTESVTQISVIGREQVSVLVENAIAGKSMGSLIYQPGGCGEQNMIHMTLPVIATIYLDKTNQWESVGFQKRNEALQHIKTGYKNQLAYRKKDGSFSVWTNHGSSSWLTAYVAKVFAMSNQVVAVQKDVICDAVKFLILRAQQPDGMFREVGRVAHGEMIGDVRGGDSDASMTAFNLIAMQESSALCSATVNSLEDSEAKAIAYLEKRLPSLVNPYAVAITSYALANKNKLNKEILFKFASPEFSHWPVPKGHIYTLEATSYALLALVKVGAFEEARPVVRWFNKQRKVGGGFGSTQATIMVYQAISEYWTNAKEPDYDLKVDIDVPGRARPLKYSFNRQNHHATRTSEMKSINQDVKVTAEGSGEATFTMVSLYYALPSEKESDCQNFNLSVQLIPEKINKEEKIYKLKIEVMYKNKEHDASMSILDIGLLTGFRVDNKDLGLLSKGHAPTISKYEMNTALSEKGSLIIYLDKVSHKRPEEISFRIIQTLEVGILQPAAVSVYEYYDQRHCVKFYHPERRAGQLLKLCTKNECTCAEENCSLQKKGQISNDLRADKSCESTPTSKIDFVYRVQLEQFHDSVSTDIYTARVMQVIKEGNKDMGAQGKLRTFLSYPHCRDALELDIGRSYLIMGSSKDIHRDDEKQTFHYILGEKTWIEYWPTPAQCQTPEHRPTCLGMELLIRKYEGFACEQ, from the exons ATGGGTGCAACTCCACTGTGGCTGCTGGCCTCCCTGGCCATTGCCTACTTGTCTTCTGTGGCTGATGGTACTCCATT AAAGTTGATGTCTGCCCCTAACCTGTTGCGAGTAGGAACagcagaaaacatttttgtggagTGTCAAGACTGCACTGGGGGTGACATGAAGGTGGACATCAGCGTGATGAACCATCCAACCAAAACCAAAAGGCTTGGGTTTGCATCAGTGACCCTTAATAGTGCTAACAACTTCCAGGGCTTTGGACAAATTACG ATACCGCCAACAGACTTCAGTACAGACCCCAACGTGAAGCAGTATGTGTACCTGCAAGCTCAATTCCCTGACCGATTGCTGGACAAGGTTGTGCTAGTGTCCTTCCAGTCTGGATACATCTTCATCCAGACAGACAAGAATCTCTACACCCCTGACAGCATGG TGAACTACAGGATGTTTGGAGTGACACCTAGCATGAAACCTGTCGAGAGAGATCACCAAAACCAAGCTGATGCCGCCGCCATAATCATTGAAATGATG ACACCCGAAGACATCATTTTACCTCTTGAGTCAGTCTTTCTGAAGTCAGGGATCTACTCTGGAAGCTTTAAACTTGCTGAGATTGTGag tCCTGGACTGTGGAAAGTTGTTGCCAAGTTCCAAAGTCACCCGCAGCAGAGCTACGATGCACAGTTTGAGGTCAAAGAGTATG TGCTCCCCAGTTTTGAAGTCAGAGTGATCCCTTTGGTGCCCTTCTTCTATAAGGATAGTCAAGAGTTCACTGTCGACATCAGAGCCAC GTATCTATTTGGTGAAGAGGTAGAAGGGACGGCTTTTGTGGTGTTTGGGTTTCTAAAGGATGGTAAGAAGAGCAGCTTTCCTGAATCTCTTCAGCGAGTGCCT ATCGAGACAGGCAAAGGAATGGTCACACTCAAGAGAGCGCAGATCACACAAACCGTCCCAAACATTGATGATTTGGTGGGAAGCCACATATTTGTGTCTGTCAGCGTAATGACGTTGAGTG GGAGTGAAATGGTAGAGGCGGAGTTGAGAGGTATCCAGATTGTCACTTCTCCATACACCATCCAATTCATGAAGACGCCCAAATATTTCAAACCAGGAATGTCCTTTGATGTTACG CTTGAGGTTTTAAATCCTGATGAAACTCCAGCACAAGGTGTGCCTGTGGTGGTGAACCCAGGTGATGTGCACGGCTTCACCTCAGACAACGGCATTGCCAAACTCACTGTCAATACAGTTGCAAAGGACCCAAGCTTGGTGATCAAT GCATGGACCAAAGATCCTAAAATTCCCAAAGACAGGCAAGCAACTGCTACAATGCAAGCCCTCCCATATAATACCAAAAGCAAAAATTACATCCACATAG GGGTGGACACAGCTGAGCTGGATTTGGGCGATAACCTGAAAATCAACCTTAACCTAAACAGGCCACCAACTCAAGATACTGACATCACATACTTG GTCATTGCCAGAGGACAACTGGTGAAATATGGCCGTCACAGGACAATAGGCCAAGTTTTGATCTCCCTCATCATTCCCATCATCAAAGATATGCTGCCATCGTTCCGTATCGTAGCTTATTACCGCCCAAATAACGACGAAGTGGTGTCAGACTCTATTTGGGTGGACGTCAAGGACTCCTGCATGGGCACG CTTAAACTGGAATCAACAATACCAGCACCATCCTTTGAGCCTCGCAGGAGTTTTGGACTAAAGGTCACTGGAGACCCAGAAGCCACTGTGGGCCTGGTGGCAGTTGACAAAGGTGTTTTTGTTCTGAACAAGAAGTATCGTCTGACCCAGAAAAAG GTATGGGAAACTGTGGAGAAGGACGACACAGGCTGCACACCGGGTGGAGGCAAGGATGGAATGAGTGTATTCTACGATGCTGGACTGGTGTTTGAGACCAACGCTGCGCAAGGAACTCCTTACAGACAAG AGCGGAAATGTCCATCACCCAGCAGGACGAAACGAGCTACAACTCTGTTACAGGTTACTACAACCTTAG CTAGTAAATATGAAGGGCAACAGAGGGATTGTTGTTTGGATGGCATGGGAGAAACTCCTCTTTCATACACTTGTGAAATACGGAGCGAGTACATTACTGATGGACCGGCGTGTGTCGAGGCCTTCCTGTATTGCTGCAAGGAGCTGGAAGGCCAGAGAGCTGATATGAAGCAAGACACCCTTCAAATAGCTCGGA GTGAGAAGAATGATCACATTTACATGGATAATATTGAAATTGTTACCCGCACCAATTTCCCTGAAAGCTGGCTTTGGTCTGATTTCAAATTGCCTGCTTGCCCTCGACAAACGCCTAACTG TGACACCACATCACATTTGAATTACGTTCCCATGCAAGACTCCATAACAACATGGCAGTTCCTGGGTATTAGCCTATCCAAAACACATG GAATCTGTGTTAGTGAACCTTTAGAGGTGATCGTAAGGAAGGATTTCTTCATTGATCTCAAACTTCCTTATTCGGCTGTGCGTGGAGAGCAGATTGGAATCAAGGCAATTCTCCACAACTACAGCCCTGATGAAATCACA GTGCGTGTGGATCTCTTTGAGACGGCACATGTGTGCAGTGCAGCCTCCAAGCGCTCAAAGTACACCCAGGTGGTTGAAATGGGGGCCCAAACTACACTAGCTGTACCCTATATCATCATTCCCATGGAGAAAGGAAAGTTCGGTATCGAGGTCCAAGCAGCTGTGAGAGGTTCACATCGCGCTGATGGAATATTGAAGGAGCTGAATGTGGTG CCTCAAGGCGTCCTGATTAAGTCTCCTCTGACAATAAACCTTGACCCTGCTAAAAAGGGAATAA ATGGTAAACAAGAGGTCATGATCAACAGTCAAATTCCCCAAAAAGATGTGGTGCCAGGCACAGaatctgtcacacagatctctGTGATAG GTAGAGAACAAGTGAGTGTACTGGTGGAGAATGCCATTGCTGGCAAATCTATGGGTAGTCTGATCTATCAGCCTGGAGGTTGCGGAGAGCAGAACATGATCCACATGACCCTGCCTGTAATTGCAACCATATATTTGGACAAAACCAACCAGTGGGAATCTGTGGGCTTTCAGAAACGTAATGAAGCCCTGCAACACATAAAGACTG GCTACAAAAATCAGCTTGCTTACCGGAAGAAAGATGGTTCTTTTTCTGTGTGGACCAATCACGGCAGCAGCAGCTG GCTGACAGCGTACGTTGCCAAAGTGTTCGCCATGTCCAACCAGGTGGTGGCAGTGCAAAAAGATGTGATCTGTGATGCTGTCAAGTTTCTTATTCTCCGTGCACAGCAACCCGACGGCATGTTTAGAGAAGTAGGCAGGGTGGCTCACGGCGAGATGATT GGTGACGTGCGTGGTGGAGACTCAGATGCCTCCATGACGGCCTTCAATCTCATTGCAATGCAGGAGTCAAGCGCACTTTGCTCGGCCACTGTTAAT AGTTTGGAAGACAGCGAAGCCAAAGCTATCGCTTACCTGGAAAAGCGTCTGCCCAGCCTCGTCAACCCTTATGCTGTGGCCATAACATCATATGCTTTAGCTAATAAGAATAAGCTAAACAAGGAGATCCTCTTCAAGTTTGCTTCCCCAG AGTTTAGCCACTGGCCTGTGCCTAAGGGACATATTTATACACTGGAGGCGACATCCTATGCTCTTCTGGCTTTGGTCAAGGTTGGG GCCTTTGAGGAAGCCAGACCTGTGGTGCGATGGTTCAACAAACAGAGGAAGGTGGGCGGAGGCTTTGGATCAACTCAG GCTACAATCATGGTATATCAAGCTATATCAGAATACTGGACTAATGCCAAAGAGCCAGATTATGATCTGAAAGTGGACATTGATGTGCCGGGCAGAGCAAGACCTCTCAAATACAGCTTCAACAGGCAAAACCACCATGCCACAAGAACATCTGAA ATGAAGAGTATTAACCAGGATGTGAAAGTCACAGCTGAAGGTAGTGGTGAAGCAACATTTACA ATGGTGTCGCTGTATTATGCCCTGCCTTCCGAAAAAGAAAGTGACTGTCAGAACTTTAACTTGTCAGTGCAGCTTATTCCAG AAAAAATTAACAAGGAAGAGAAGATCTACAAGCTCAAAATCGAGGTTAT GTATAAGAACAAGGAGCATGATGCATCCATGTCAATCTTGGACATTGGCTTGTTGACTGGCTTCCGAGTTGACAACAAAGACCTGGGCTTG CTGTCCAAAGGACATGCCCCCACCATTTCAAAGTATGAGATGAACACAGCTTTGTCAGAGAAAGGCTCTCTCATCATCTACCTGGACAAA GTCTCTCATAAGCGTCCTGAGGAAATCAGCTTTAGGATCATCCAGACCCTGGAAGTGGGCATCTTACAACCAGCTGCTGTGTCTGTCTATGAATATTATGATC AGAGGCATTGTGTGAAATTTTACCATCCAGAGAGGCGAGCTGGTCAGCTGCTGAAACTATGCACAAAGAATGAATGTACCTGTGCTGAAG AGAACTGCAGTCTTCAAAAGAAGGGTCAAATCAGCAATGATTTGCGCGCAGACAAGTCTTGTGAGAGTACCCCGACCAGCAAGATAGACTTTG TGTACCGCGTACAACTGGAACAATTTCATGATAGTGTGTCAACTGACATCTATACAGCGAGGGTGATGCAAGTCATCAAAGAAG GAAATAAAGATATGGGTGCCCAAGGCAAACTGCGTACATTCCTCAGTTATCCACACTGCAGGGATGCTTTAGAACTGGACATAGGCAGATCCTACTTAATCATGGGCTCATCGAAAGATATCCACAGAGATGACGAGAAACAAAC GTTCCACTATATACTTGGGGAGAAAACCTGGATCGAATACTGGCCTACACCCGCGCAGTGTCAAACCCCAGAGCACAGACCTACTTGCTTAGGCATGGAACTCCTGATAAGGAAATATGAAGGATTTGCATGTGAGCAATAA